Proteins co-encoded in one Daphnia carinata strain CSIRO-1 chromosome 3, CSIRO_AGI_Dcar_HiC_V3, whole genome shotgun sequence genomic window:
- the LOC130693659 gene encoding palmitoyltransferase ZDHHC8-like has protein sequence MVRCKGTKVLPAFFAWAILLITTALFFYFPCMWFYEKVSILIPLCEAVVTLFVIANFSLATFMDAGVIPKASPHEDKDDDSRAPLYKNVDINGVTVRMKWCVTCQFYRPPRCSHCSVCNKCVETFDHHCPWVNNCIGRRNYRYFFLFLISLSLHMAAVFSFSTYYLIQHKDSLTQVPTVVSLCLVTLVGILSVPVFGLAGFHVVLVARGRTTNEQVTGKFRGGFNPFSRGCGANCCYALCGPQFASLAQPTRYVGRKPHRYTFSSATNNIHNVDVSPDQVKVYLNSGGHAKGNGTGPGVTYNKLQLSPSRPAAISMLETRNGIADEMDDEMELTEFYAGAGSQSVDCEASPPALQRGGSKSNFFIVPANSSYGMRPGGDLQSDMTDNSSPRRMTTVQTLRGPNVRGSPHPFRANRGGDGQRSRSHTPDDLLNADAAVMGTNFARPQSIHDVQHTSNAGANLQQRLRAIGGVPTPFAVPPRGVYADYSRQRSVTAAGYAPEHGNNDYRVDPGIGGGSPTYDYSSSGYNSRLQQPAAQRRVNSEGELLSSYHRGDDGVMNYSMPMTDRRSPDTYHEALYSSPARPGVYSPTAHVNNRPMPMSTAYRMMENGQQDMVGPPSAKQSRSQAPTSSVYEVNYEISV, from the exons ATGGTTCGATGTAAGGGCACCAAGGTGCTTCCAGCATTCTTCGCCTGGGCAATCTTATTAATTACGacagctcttttcttttattttcc ATGTATGTGGTTTTACGAGAAAGTCTCGATACTCATTCCACTATGCGAAGCTGTGGTGACTCTCTTTGTAATAGCCAACTTCAGTCTGGCAACATTTATGGATGCAGGAGTAATTCctaaag CATCTCCACATGAGGATAAAGATGACGATTCACGCGCTCCGCTCTACAAGAACGTGGACATTAATGGAGTGACAGTGCGGATGAAGTGGTGCGTCACTTGCCAGTTTTATCGGCCGCCCCGGTGCTCTCACTGCTCCGTTTGTAATAAGTGTGTTGAG ACATTTGATCATCACTGCCCGTGGGTCAACAATTGCATCGGTCGTCGCAATTACCGCTACTTTTTCCTATTCCTCATTTCATTGTCGTTGCACATGGCAGCCGTCTTTAGCTTCTCGACTTACTACTTGATACAGCACAAGGACAGTCTCACCCAGGTACCCACTGTCGTCTCACTTTGCCTCGTTACACTCGTGGGCATCCTCTCCGTGCCCGTTTTTGGGCTCGCCGGTTTCCACGTGGTCCTCGTTGCCAGAGGAAGGACGACCAATGAACAG GTGACGGGCAAGTTCCGAGGCGGCTTCAATCCCTTCTCGAGAGGATGTGGCGCCAACTGCTGCTACGCGCTGTGTGGTCCGCAGTTCGCCAG TTTGGCTCAACCGACGCGCTACGTGGGTCGAAAGCCACACCGCTACACGTTCAGCTCGGCTACTAACAACATCCACAATGTCGACGTATCCCCCGATCAAGTTAAGGTGTATCTCAACTCTGGAGGACACGCCAAGGGCAACGGAACAGGACCTGGAGTTACCTACAACAAA TTGCAGTTGTCACCCTCAAGACCGGCTGCCATCAGCATGCTGGAAACGAGAAACGGGATTGCTGACGAGATGGATGATGAAATGGAGTTGACTGAATTCTACGCTGGCGCTGGCAGCCAATCAGTGGATTGCGAAGCTTCACCTCCAGCTCTCCAG AGAGGAGGCTCCAAATCGAATTTCTTTATTGTACCGGCCAACTCGAGCTACGGAATGCGACCCGGGGGAGATTTGCAGTCCGACATGACGGACAATTCTTCTCCACGCCGGATGACCACAGTGCAAACTCTCCGTGGGCCCAACGTTCGCGGATCGCCCCACCCTTTTAGAGCCAATCGAGGAGGGGACGGCCAGAGATCGAGATCTCACACACCCGATGATCTGTTGAACGCCGATGCGGCCGTAATGGGGACAAATTTTGCCCGCCCTCAATCGATTCACGACGTTCAACATACTTCCAATGCTGG GGCAAACTTGCAACAGCGCTTGCGCGCCATTGGCGGCGTCCCTACTCCGTTCGCTGTCCCGCCTCGCGGCGTCTACGCCGATTACAG CCGACAGAGGTCTGTTACGGCAGCAGGCTACGCCCCGGAACATGGAAATAATGACTACCGGGTCGATCCGGGTATCGGTGGTGGATCGCCAACCTATGACTACAGCTCCTCCGGCTACAACTCACGGCTTCAACAGCCAGCAGCTCAAAGACGAGTCAATTCGGAGGGCGAGTTGTTGTCGTCTTATCACCGAGGAGATGACGGCGTCATGAACTATTCGATGCCTATGACAG ATCGTCGCTCACCAGACACGTACCACGAGGCGTTGTACTCTTCGCCGGCCCGACCAGGGGTCTATTCCCCGACAGCACACGTCAACAATCGGCCGATGCCTATGAGCACAGCGTATCGGATGATGGAAAACGGCCAGCAAGATATGGTGGGCCCGCCATCGGCTAAGCAGTCTCGTAGCCAGGCTCCGACATCCAGTGTCTACGAAGTGAACTATGAGATATCAGTGTAA
- the LOC130693639 gene encoding zinc finger C4H2 domain-containing protein-like produces the protein MAAFMSSEGKERIIFAQLEALKEIRQKTLSLERLKQRLLQEVRAAENEEKNLGEFRQEMELLLQEKMAHVEELRQIHADINAMESVIKQAEDARNKAVEVARHLYNEYRPMKAEVDRTRRECLGLDTLPDLQEEDGNHIPPGFFEKPKLEWMPEREDSTPSSLASLTMATAGVGSGGHQSGGSGFLPPPPPQTPLIMGNSNRGEARSLAPPPAGPSPAFRQQPPPMKSCMSCHQQIHRNAPICPLCKAKSRSRNPKKPKKKD, from the exons ATGGCTGCCTTCATGTCAAGTGAAGGAAAAGAACGGATTATATTCGCGCAATTAGAAGCACTTAAGGAAATAAG ACAGAAGACGCTGAGCTTGGAGCGCCTGAAGCAGCGCTTGTTGCAAGAAGTAAGGGCGGccgaaaatgaagaaaaaaatttaggaGAATTCCGCCAAGAAATGGAGCTTTTGCTTCAGGAGAAAATGGCCCATGTTGAAGAACTGAGACAGATTCATGCAGATATCAATGCT ATGGAATCAGTCATCAAGCAGGCTGAAGATGCCCGTAATAAAGCTGTGGAGGTGGCTCGTCATCTCTACAATGAGTACCGTCCAATGAAAGCTGAAGTTGACAGGACTCGTCGTGAGTGCCTGGGATTGGACACACTTCCAGATTTGCAAGAGGAAGATGGAAATCACATCCCTCCAGG GTTCTTTGAAAAACCAAAACTTGAGTGGATGCCAGAGAGAGAAGATTCAACACCATCTTCTTTAGCCAGTTTGACTATGGCTACTGCAGGAGTAGGGTCAGGAGGACATCAAAGTGGTGGCAGTGGTTTCCTgccacctcctcctccacaAACTCCGCTCATTATGGGCAATAGCAATAGAGGAGAAGCAAGAAGCCTTGCTCCTCCACCTGCCGGACCTTCACCAGCCTTTCGCCAACAGCCACCACCAATGAAGTCGTGCATGTCTTGCCATCAACAAATCCACCGAAACGCTCCTATTTGTCCACTTTGCAAGGCAAAGTCGCGCTCGCGTAATCCTAAAAAGCCAAAGAAGAAAGACTGA
- the LOC130693638 gene encoding dehydrodolichyl diphosphate synthase complex subunit nus1-like, translating to MMGILRLFYVILHFFITYIHNLHVALSELVDRIKPVIKDRTYHWPADCHVLLTATTVKLGANIKDESLLLQKIGSELKRLNKLPIHVACLLTEKDVNIDRMIVIIEWFVSMGVYCISLYDHEGCIASCQDEIKIKLKGVVANLPNGLRSKSIAVHKGFVKKEFFTSDSINVFLMNRYDGKSLFTQVAQRIVDELNYSQIDQSVVEQAMNQFYPKEPELMVQFGSLLSNTTLGYSPWHLRLTQMMRVPNHTRLRVDHLVSTMLEYGSCQQRFGK from the exons ATGATGGGCATTCTTCGGCTCTTCTATGTGATCCTGCATTTTTTTATCACATATATTCACAATCTTCATGTGGCGCTAAGTGAGCTGGTTGACCGTATCAAACCAGTTATTAAGGATCGGACTTACCATTGGCCGGCTGACTGCCATGTCTTGCTAACTGCCACGACTGTAAAATTAGGTGCAAATATAAAAGACGAAAGTCTTCTCTTACAAAAAATAGGAAGTGAACTGAAACGACTTAACAAACTCCCCATTCATGTTGCTTGCCTACTTACCGAAAAAGATGTAAACATCGATAGAATGATTGTTATTATTGAGTGGTTTGTTAGTATGGGTGTATATTGCATCAGTCTTTATGATCATGAAG GTTGTATAGCTAGCTgccaagatgaaatcaaaattaaattgaaaGGGGTTGTTGCAAATTTACCCAATGGATTAAGATCAAAATCTATTGCAGTTCATAAAGGGTTTGTAAAAAAGGAATTCTTCACTTCAG attcCATCAATGTTTTCCTAATGAATCGCTATGATGGCAAATCATTGTTTACCCAAGTTGCACAGAGAATAGTGGATGAACTGAATTACTCACAAATTGATCAGAGTGTTGTTGAACAGGCCATGAATCAATTTTATCCTAAAGAACCAGAACTAATGGTACAGTTTGGCAGTTTACTTTCCAATACTACACTAGGATACTCTCCATGGCATCTTAGATTGACACAGATGAT gCGTGTACCCAATCATACGCGATTACGAGTTGATCATTTAGTTTCAACTATGCTTGAGTATGGATCATGCCAACAACGTTTCGGGAAATAA
- the LOC130693358 gene encoding carboxypeptidase B-like, with amino-acid sequence MKRLVIFSVFMVALAWAQKANYKGYKLLRVTPQTTEQLAYLVNLSLSTDTKGWPSDFKTIDFWRDPTTLAESVDIFTDNGALLERELLSKGMQPSTLMDDVQSFLDKRQAENANSIAAGSRFTETYHTYEEIIGYLNQLASNNSMVSVSTIGVSYESRDIVTARITSGGGDTKPAIYLECGMHAREWIAHSTCIWIIDELTTLYGQVPEITGLLDRFDWFITPVSNPDGYVHSWLNDRLWRKNRKINPSSPCIGVDTNRNFDANFGGVGSSDSPCSDTYGGPSAFSEAESQAMRDILLNLQGRAKAVVSIHNNAQVWISPYGYTTERPVDYAEMERIMTAGAAAIEATYGTKYPFGPGSEVLYFTSGTTKDYVYGTLGIVHGYTLELRNTPDGFVTPTTLIAPVATEAWNGIKAMANAIV; translated from the exons ATGAAGCGCTTGGTAATCTTTTCGGTCTTTATGGTGGCCCTAGCCTGGGCTCAGAAAGCCAACTACAAAGG GTATAAATTGCTGCGCGTGACTCCCCAAACGACGGAGCAGCTAGCCTATTTGGTCAATCTGAGTCTATCGACGGACACGAAAGGATGGCCATCCGATTTTAAAACGATAGATTTCTGGCGCGATCCCACCACGTTGGCCGAATCCGTGGACATCTTTACAGATAATGGTGCATTGCTGGAACGAGAACTACTATCGAAAGGCATGCAACCTTCGACGCTTATGGATGACGTTCAAAG TTTCCTCGATAAAAGGCAAGCAGAGAACGCCAATAGCATTGCTGCGGGAAGCAGGTTCACTGAGACTTACCACACCTACGAAGAG ATTATCGGCTACTTGAATCAGTTGGCCAGCAATAACTCCATGGTGAGCGTCAGCACTATCGGCGTATCGTACGAGTCTCGCGACATTGTGACGGCGCGTATCACCAGCGGCGGGGGCGACACCAAGCCAGCTATTTATTTGGAATGTGGAATGCATGCCAGAGAATGGATAGCACACTCGACTTGTATTTGGATTATTGACGAG CTCACTACGCTGTACGGCCAAGTTCCGGAGATTACCGGTTTGCTGGACCGCTTCGACTGGTTCATCACGCCCGTTTCTAATCCCGATGGATATGTCCATTCGTGGTTGAAC gaccGGCTTTGGCGGAagaatcgaaaaataaatccCTCATCTCCCTGCATTG GTGTGGACACCAATCGAAACTTCGATGCCAACTTTGGGGGCGTTGGGAGCTCCGACAGTCCGTGCTCAGATACATACGGTGGACCTTCAGCCTTCTCAGAAGCTGAGTCACAAGCCATGAGAGACATCCTATTAAATCTGCAAGGCCGTGCAAAGGCAGTCGTCTCCATCCACAATAACGCACAAGTGTGGATTTCGCCTTACGGTTACACGACCGAACGTCCTGTCGACTACGCCGAAATG GAGAGAATCATGACGGCAGGTGCAGCGGCCATTGAAGCAACTTACGGCACTAAGTATCCATTCGGTCCAGGCTCTGAAGTTCTTT ACTTTACATCCGGAACGACTAAGGACTATGTTTATGGCACTCTGGGCATCGTCCATGGCTACACTTTGGAACTGCGGAACACGCCTGATGGCTTCGTCACGCCGACTACGTTGATCGCTCCCGTTGCGACCGAAGCCTGGAACGGGATCAAGGCTATGGCCAATGCGATTGTTTAG
- the LOC130693355 gene encoding E3 ubiquitin-protein ligase sina-like, whose protein sequence is MDIGDKRVDIDALLRLFTCPGCGNPANKPPLFQCVKGHVACSSCSVNCRGSCPTCRQRMTTERNFWMEEASTCITFPLRTAAADRNGMKH, encoded by the exons ATGGACATAGGTGACAAGCGAGTAGATATTGACGCTCTATTGCGTTTGTTCACGTGCCCAGGCTGCGGGAATCCTGCCAACAAGCCGCCGCTATTCCAGTGCGTCAAAG GTCACGTAGCCTGTTCCAGCTGTTCCGTCAATTGTCGAGGCTCCTGCCCAACCTGTCGCCAGCGAATGACCACTGAACGAAATTTCTGGATGGAAGAGGCTTCTACTTGCATTACATTTCCTCTTCGAACagcag CAGCTGATAGAAATGGCATGAAACACTGA
- the LOC132087704 gene encoding E3 ubiquitin-protein ligase sina-like, with translation MASHSMPNGRGYGEAKSPTIALARQSSIRKSSAGDLGSSTLPSLGTAGRLVDYDALIRHFDCPVCHDWVTPPIVQCRKGHIVCGPCKSKGLKACPICKQRFSDVPNWMMEQVSLVIAFPCKFQGNGCRVYSELIHKTAHEALCSFRPVSCQYAVRGCTQILLYHLMEKHVLECRFKPPNLQNQLSSSSHGSSNN, from the exons ATGGCCAGTCATTCGATGCCCAATGGGCGAGGTTACGGCGAAGCCAAATCTCCAACGATAGCGCTGGCTCGGCAGAGCAGCATCCGTAAATCATCCGCTGGGGACTTGGGATCCAGCACACTTCCATCGTTGGGAACGGCCGGCCGCCTTGTTGATTACGATGCATTGATTCGTCACTTTGACTGTCCTGTGTGCCATGACTGGGTCACTCCACCAATTGTCCAGTGCCGCAAAGGTCATATCGTTTGCGGCCCGTGTAAATCCAAAGGCCTGAAGGCATGTCCGATATGTAAGCAGCGCTTCAGTGATGTACCCAACTGGATGATGGAACAG GTGTCGCTTGTCATCGCCTTCCCGTGCAAGTTCCAGGGCAACGGCTGCCGTGTTTACAGTGAGCTGATCCACAAGACGGCCCACGAAGCCCTATGCTCCTTTCGGCCCGTTTCCTGTCAATACGCCGTTCGTGGATGCACTCAGATATTGCTCTATCACCTGATGGAGAAGCATGTCCTCGAGTGCCGTTTCAAACCTCCTAATCTACAGAATCAGTTGAGTTCGTCATCACACGGCAGCTCCAACAACTGA
- the LOC130693637 gene encoding uncharacterized protein LOC130693637 codes for MASTHQLNRTLDVSGTHRYMFFTSSTGVNRTKKGRLLFSRRNVGRSSTIVGNCRTQANSDTTESDSSAVFLTTSTQTDMRDSEIQTDPWWHRSEGVPLLCCRGSHRKLERAKWNARVYLGPFEQQQEEDQDVIQQESLPEMQDSDASVGTRTPDTTLVKQKTVSCGPSYVSRACFPDPLDLWVSTYQKLRVDDEIEEEKMSLKKTRLRERQNLRNMKQHKQPTTELYKTSGKLTTYRMISNRGCRKTIPKLPPSIPKLDNAILGEALDHLCQQIQEQFKIRTTLSK; via the exons ATGGCGTCTACTCATCAACTTAATCGCACCTTGGACGTCTCTGGAACGCATCGTTACATGTTCTTTACCAG TTCAACGGGAGTAAACAGGACGAAGAAAGGTCGTCTGTTATTTTCCAGGCGGAATGTTGGACGATCATCGACCATCGTCGGCAATTGCAGAACACAAGCTAACAGCGACACGACAGAATCCGATTCTTCTGCTGTCTTCCTCACAACGTCGACTCAGACGGATATGCGAGACTCGGAAATTCAAACTGATCCGTGGTGGCATCGATCGGAAG GTGTGCCGCTTCTTTGCTGCCGTGGATCGCACCGGAAGCTAGAAAGGGCGAAATGGAATGCACGGGTCTATCTTGGACCatttgaacaacaacaagaggAAGATCAAGATGTTATACAACAAGAAAGTTTGCCGGAAATGCAAGATAGCGACGCCAGTGTTGGCACGCGAACCCCTGACACGACCCTCGTTAAACAA AAAACTGTCAGCTGTGGCCCATCCTATGTCAGCAGAGCTTGTTTCCCCGATCCACTTGATCTCTGGGTGTCAACATATCAAAAGCTACGCGTTGACGACGAAATTGAGGAGGAAAAG ATGTCATTGAAGAAAACTCGCTTACGTGAACGCCAGAATCTTCGAAACATGAAGCAGCACAAGCAGCCGACAACTGAATTATACAAAACCTCAGGAAAACTCACAACATACCGAATGATCTCGAATCGCGGATGTCGGAAAACTATTCCGAAGTTACCACCCAGCATTCCCAAGCTTGATAATGCTATTCTAGGCGAAGCACTGGACCATCTCTGTCAGCAAATTCAAGAGCAATTTAAAATAAGGACAACGCTAAGCAAATAA
- the LOC130693644 gene encoding akirin-2-like: protein MACVTLKRSLEFDPVHSPGGRTPKRRRCMPICMPPTTPPTKCHEPSPFGEVASKLTPEQILANVREEVKRFQRRKQLNFNQSQSQHMSSQHQDSLMCESPTSPASPASCPRSPSPLMALASSSNHFGQSCSTKEKPLFTFKQVSLICERMLKERETEIREEYDRVLTLKLAEQYDAFVKFTQDQLQKRFEANAAPSYLS from the exons ATGGCTTGTGTTACGTTGAAACGTAGTTTGGAATTCGATCCCGTGCACAGTCCCGGTGGCCGCACTCCTAAACGGAGGAGATGTATGCCTATTTGCATGCCTCCCACTACTCCACCAACAAAGTGCCACGAACCTTCTCCGTTTGGCGAAGTTGCTTCAAAATTGACTCCAG AGCAAATATTGGCTAATGTCCGCGAAGAAGTGAAACGTTTCCAACGTCGTAAACAACTAAACTTCAATCAGAGCCAATCCCAGCATATGAGCAGCCAACATCAAGACAGTTTGATGTGTGAGAGCCCTACAAGTCCTGCTTCCCCTGCCTCATGCCCTCGATCACCTTCTCCATTGATGGCCCTGGCTTCTTCCTCAAATCATTTTGGTCAAAGCTGCTCAACTAAAGAGAAACCTTTGTTCACATTTAAGCAG GTGAGTCTCATCTGTGAGAGAATGCTGAAAGAACGCGAAACGGAAATTCGCGAAGAATATGATCGGGTATTGACGCTGAAACTTGCGGAGCAGTATGACGCGTTTGTTAAGTTTACTCAGGACCAGCTACAGAAGCGTTTCGAGGCCAATGCAGCACCGTCTT ATTTGTCATAA